In the genome of Amaranthus tricolor cultivar Red isolate AtriRed21 chromosome 15, ASM2621246v1, whole genome shotgun sequence, one region contains:
- the LOC130801439 gene encoding NAD(P)H:quinone oxidoreductase-like, whose translation MGSEEMVEKRVIKVAALCGSLRKASFNRGLVQAAIKMCKESVVEGMEIEDIDISELPMMNEDLEVNGTFPRTVKQFRLKILQAEAIFFASPEYNYSLTPLLKNAIDWASRPPNVWADKAAAIVSVEGSGRSSQYHLRQIGTFLDIHFINKPEFFVNAFEPPLKFDQNGDLIDEDLRKRLQHVLIALQAFTLRLINGK comes from the exons ATGGGAAGTGAAGAAATGGTTGAGAAACGAGTGATAAAGGTTGCAGCTCTTTGTGGCTCTCTTCGCAAGGCCTCTTTTAACCGAGGCCTTGTTCAAGCAG CAATAAAGATGTGCAAAGAGTCGGTGGTAGAGGGGATGGAGATTGAAGACATAGACATAAGTGAATTGCCAATGATGAATGAGGATCTTGAGGTTAATGGTACTTTTCCTCGGACTGTAAAACAGTTCAGACTCAAGATTCTTCAAGCAGAAGCTATTTTCTTCGCTTCTCCAGAGTATAATTACTCCCTTACAC CATTGCTAAAGAATGCTATTGACTGGGCATCAAGACCGCCAAATGTATGGGCAGATAAAGCAGCAGCAATAGTAAGTGTGGAAGGAAGTGGAAGAAGCTCACAATATCATCTTCGTCAAATTGGAACTTTCCTTGATATTCACTTCATTAATAAACCTGAATTCTTTGTCAATGCATTTGAACCTCCATTGAAGTTTGATCAAAATGGTGATTTGATCGATGAAGATTTAAGGAAAAGATTACAACATGTGCTCATCGCATTACAAGCATTCACGCTTCGCCTCATCAatggaaaataa